The following proteins come from a genomic window of Zygotorulaspora mrakii chromosome 8, complete sequence:
- the CAB3 gene encoding phosphopantothenoylcysteine decarboxylase complex subunit CAB3 (similar to Saccharomyces cerevisiae YKL088W; ancestral locus Anc_2.646), giving the protein MGTFNSADQSSQFETGLHPVNSAFSTVSGESKPISILNKTYNIKERCTVRNKQELSSSSIQGQNEMNSQTESQEELDNGPSRPRLHLSDSNGSIPNYMSFDKYKSSSQSANSIDTAERRLKVVTDRFERPTLQHANGIPTDTPLGSASCSAVSFTVPNQAKMPHHRYSISAKPGRSSQVPSPNSSSDQLNVKPSLSEEKNSIVHMPGDFIYFEPKPKNASPDSTASTSAVPLPKREVIKPFTGPQVPFTEFFQKEDDKKLHILIGATGSVATIKVPLIIDKLFKVYTPEKVSIQLLVTKPAEHFLRGLKISTHVKIWREENAWFGFKKLGDPVLHHEMRKWADIFLIAPLSANTLAKLANGICDNLLTSVLRDWTPTTPVLVAPAMNTFMYINPMTKTHLKILQEDASYITVLKPVEKVLICGDIGMGGMREWNDIVEILRRKINEIRKPTENVNENNADEDDDVHKDTNNNEDEDEEDEEDEEDDEEDDEEEEEEEEEEEEEDEEEEEEEEEEDDNAEEDKNDMLVTAEGEILHSGLVQDTVNINSDPV; this is encoded by the coding sequence ATGGGGACTTTTAACAGTGCAGATCAAAGTTCACAATTTGAGACAGGTCTCCATCCGGTGAACAGCGCTTTCAGCACTGTATCCGGGGAATCCAAACCAATATCTATTTTAAACAAGACTTATAATATCAAAGAGAGATGCACAGTACGAAATAAGCAAGagctttcatcatcgtctaTTCAGGGTCAAAATGAGATGAATAGCCAAACAGAAAGCCAAGAAGAGCTTGACAATGGGCCCAGTAGGCCACGATTGCATCTATCTGACTCTAACGGGTCCATACCTAACTACATGTCATTCGATAAATACAAAAGCTCTTCTCAAAGCGCAAATAGTATTGATACCGCCGAAAGGAGACTTAAAGTGGTGACAGACAGATTTGAAAGACCGACTCTGCAGCATGCTAACGGTATACCAACGGACACCCCTTTAGGCTCAGCTTCATGCAGTGCTGTCTCCTTTACGGTTCCGAACCAGGCAAAGATGCCTCATCATAGATATTCGATAAGCGCAAAACCGGGTAGATCTTCTCAAGTTCCATCACCAAACAGTAGCTCAGATCAGTTAAATGTAAAGCCCTCTCTatctgaagaaaagaactcTATTGTGCATATGCCTGGCGATTTCATTTACTTCGAACCAAAGCCTAAAAATGCGAGCCCCGATAGTACGGCATCGACAAGTGCAGTTCCACTACCAAAACGGGAAGTAATAAAACCTTTCACTGGCCCTCAGGTGCCATTTACagaattctttcaaaaggaaGACGATAAAAAACTTCATATCCTTATAGGTGCCACGGGATCTGTCGCTACAATAAAAGTTCCATTGATAATTGACAAACTGTTTAAAGTTTACACACCAGAAAAAGTTTCTATTCAACTACTCGTTACCAAGCCAGCCGAGCACTTTTTAAGAGGCCTCAAAATCTCTACTCATGTTAAAATTTggagagaagaaaatgcaTGGTttggattcaaaaaattagGTGATCCTGTTTTACATCatgaaatgagaaaatgggctgatatttttttgatcgCTCCGCTATCAGCGAATACGTTGGCAAAACTCGCTAACGGTATCTGTGATAACTTGCTAACTTCTGTCCTGAGAGATTGGACTCCAACAACGCCTGTGTTGGTAGCCCCAGCGATGAACACATTTATGTATATTAACCCCATGACGAAGACacatttgaagattttaCAAGAAGACGCCTCCTATATTACTGTGCTGAAACCTGTGGAAAAAGTGTTAATTTGTGGTGATATAGGAATGGGCGGTATGAGAGAATGGAACGATATCGTAGAAATACTTCGACgtaaaataaatgaaataagAAAGCCTACGGAAAATGTGAATGAGAATAATGCTGATGAGGATGACGACGTCCACAAAGATACTAACAACaatgaagacgaagatgaagaggatgaagaggatgaagaggatgatgaagaagatgacgaagaggaagaagaggaagaagaggaagaagaggaagaagatgaggaagaggaggaggaagaggaggaggaagatgaCAATGCAGAGGAGGACAAGAATGACATGTTAGTTACGGCAGAGGGTGAAATTCTCCACAGTGGTCTCGTACAGGACACCGTAAACATCAATTCGGATCCAGTATAG
- the TIM10 gene encoding protein transporter TIM10 (similar to Saccharomyces cerevisiae MRS11 (YHR005C- A); ancestral locus Anc_2.645): MSFLGLGGGQPQISSEQKIQAAEAELDLVTDMFNKLVDNCHKKCISSNYSEGDLNKNESNCLDRCVAKYFETNVKVGENMQKMGQNFSAAGRL, translated from the coding sequence ATGTCATTTCTAGGTCTAGGTGGTGGTCAACCAcaaatttcttcagaaCAAAAGATTCAGGCTGCAGAAGCCGAATTGGACTTGGTTACCGATATGTTTAATAAATTGGTTGACAACTGTCATAAGAAGTGTATAAGCTCAAATTACAGCGAGGGAGACTTgaacaaaaatgaatccAATTGTCTAGATAGATGCGTTgctaaatattttgaaactaACGTTAAAGTAGGAGAAAATATGCAAAAAATGGGCCAGAATTTTAGCGCTGCTGGACGTCTTTAA
- the CYT2 gene encoding cytochrome c1 heme lyase CYT2 (similar to Saccharomyces cerevisiae CYT2 (YKL087C); ancestral locus Anc_2.644) → MAANTPNSESTPDKCPVDHTSRKVWLTQRHGTSKQEQEEKCPVDHNSREVWLKKAQQSQVREDVECSSDEVASAPVYKTNVALPEEREISSIPRTGDNFNWIYPSEKQFYEAMLRKNWDPKSEDMKTVIPLHNSVNERVWNYIKIWEQNQGGEACGGIKLTSFKGDSKKLTPRAWFRASILGLEKPFDRHDWTVDRCGKNVDYVIDFYNEDDDKLGPRIYMDVRPKLNSFEGFKLRVLKLLGF, encoded by the coding sequence ATGGCTGCCAATACACCAAACTCCGAGAGTACTCCAGACAAGTGCCCCGTTGACCATACTTCAAGGAAAGTGTGGTTGACACAAAGGCATGGAACGAGTaaacaagaacaagaagagaaaTGCCCTGTGGATCATAACAGCAGGGAGGTTTGGCTAAAGAAGGCTCAACAGTCACAGGTTCGCGAAGATGTCGAATGCTCTTCTGATGAAGTTGCTAGTGCTCCCGTATACAAGACAAACGTTGCACTACCTGAGGAACGTGAGATCTCTTCCATTCCAAGGACGGGAGATAATTTCAATTGGATTTATCCCTCTGAGAAACAATTTTATGAGGCAATGTTGCGCAAAAATTGGGATCCGAAATCTGAGGATATGAAAACTGTGATACCGTTGCACAATTCTGTGAACGAAAGGGTGTGGAATTACATAAAAATCTGGGAACAAAATCAAGGTGGGGAAGCATGTGGAGGTATCAAGTTAACCAGTTTTAAAGGTGACTCCAAAAAGCTGACACCTCGTGCGTGGTTTAGAGCCTCGATATTGGGTCTTGAAAAGCCTTTTGATAGGCATGATTGGACCGTTGATAGATGCGGGAAAAATGTCGACTACGTGATTGATTTTTacaatgaagatgacgacAAATTGGGACCAAGAATCTATATGGATGTTCGGCCAAAGTTGAACAGCTTTGAAGGCTTTAAACTTAGAgttttgaaacttttagGGTTTTAA
- the GPA1 gene encoding guanine nucleotide-binding protein subunit alpha (similar to Saccharomyces cerevisiae GPA1 (YHR005C); ancestral locus Anc_2.643), with amino-acid sequence MGCTSSLPMDDENDPFLQSKRANDVIEQSLQKEKRNSKNEIKLLLLGAGESGKSTVLKQLKLLHKGGFSHQERLQYTQVIWADAIQSMKILIIQARKLGISLDCDDPINQKELFECRRILLQAKPLDYIDANVAGGSEFLSDYVLKYSERYEAKRKVSSTGKVRAFETEDVLEDCESQLDLRDISQNLDEPAIDDTLFVKKQQQRRTANNQEVASAIKQLWSRDRGIKQCFARSNEFQLESSAPYYFDHLENFARPNYVCSDEDILKGRIKTTGITENEFTIGSSKFKVFDAGGQRSERKKWIHCFEGITAVLFVLAISEYDQMLFEDERVNRMHESIMLFDTLVNSKWFRDTPFILFLNKMDIFEEKIKRTPIRKFFGDYRGRVCDCEAGVKYFENLFLSLNRYNKPIYVKRTCATDTQAMKFVLGAVTDLITQQNLKKSGIL; translated from the coding sequence ATGGGCTGTACTTCGAGTTTGCCTATGGACGATGAGAACGATCCGTTTCTACAGAGTAAAAGAGCAAATGATGTTATCGAACAGTCTTtgcaaaaggaaaaacGAAATAGCAAAAATGAGATCAAATTGTTATTACTAGGAGCAGGTGAATCAGGGAAATCGACAGTACTGAAGCAATTGAAACTACTACACAAAGGGGGGTTCAGCCATCAGGAACGGCTGCAATACACACAAGTAATTTGGGCAGATGCTATACAATCgatgaagattttgattatTCAAGCAAGAAAACTTGGCATCTCGCTGGACTGCGACGATCCgatcaatcaaaaagaacTCTTCGAGTGCAGGAGAATCTTGCTCCAGGCTAAACCCCTAGACTATATCGATGCAAACGTAGCAGGCGGCTCGGAGTTTCTGAGCGATTACGTTCTAAAATATAGTGAACGGTATGAGGCTAAAAGAAAGGTAAGCAGCACGGGGAAAGTCAGGGCATTCGAGACCGAAGATGTACTTGAAGACTGCGAAAGTCAACTTGATCTGCGTgacatttctcaaaatctAGATGAGCCTGCCATTGATGATACACTATTTGTTAAAAAGCAGCAGCAAAGGCGCACTGCTAACAATCAAGAGGTGGCCTCTGCCATAAAGCAACTGTGGAGCAGAGACAGGGGTATCAAGCAGTGCTTTGCGAGATCCAACGAGTTTCAATTGGAGAGTTCAGCTCCATACTATTTTGACCATTTAGAGAATTTTGCAAGACCAAATTATGTATGCTCGGATGAGGATATCTTGAAGGGGCGGATTAAAACAACGGGCATAACAGAGAATGAATTTACCATTGGAAGTTCAAAATTCAAGGTTTTCGATGCGGGTGGACAGAGATCAGAACGAAAGAAGTGGATTCATTGTTTCGAAGGTATAACGGCCGTTTTATTTGTTCTTGCCATCAGCGAGTACGATCAAATGCTTTTTGAAGACGAAAGGGTGAACCGCATGCACGAATCGATTATGCTTTTTGACACATTGGTAAATTCTAAATGGTTTCGTGACACGCCTTTCATCTTGTTTCTGAACAAGATGGacatatttgaagaaaagatcaagagaACACCAATAAGAAAATTCTTCGGTGATTACCGTGGCAGAGTATGCGATTGCGAAGCTGGTGTAAAGtactttgaaaatctcTTTCTCAGTTTGAATCGTTATAATAAGCCAATATACGTAAAGAGAACTTGCGCGACAGATACTCAGGCCATGAAATTTGTTCTAGGTGCCGTGACGGATCTGATCACGCAGCAGAatctaaaaaaaagtggaaTACTATGA
- the MDH1 gene encoding malate dehydrogenase MDH1 (similar to Saccharomyces cerevisiae MDH1 (YKL085W); ancestral locus Anc_2.641) — protein MLSRVTRRAFSSTRISPYKVTVLGAGGGIGQPLSLLLKLNHKVTDLRLYDLRGAKGVATDISHIPTNSVVKGFTPEEKDGLRNALDSTDVVLIPAGVPRKPGMTRDDLFAINASIVRDLASATAEAAPNAAILVISNPVNSTVPIVAEVLKAKGVYNPKKLFGVTTLDSIRASRFISQVENTDPTQEKVNVVGGHSGITIIPLISQTQHKGMPKDVKDALIHRIQFGGDEVVQAKNGGGSATLSMAQAGAKFANAVMAGLDGEADIIEATYVDSPLYKSEGIEFFASPVTLGPKGVEKIHPIGEISSEEEELLAKAKETLKKNIEKGVVFATKK, from the coding sequence ATGTTGTCAAGAGTCACTAGACGTGCGTTTTCGTCCACTAGAATCAGCCCATATAAAGTTACCGTGTTGGGTGCAGGTGGTGGTATCGGTCAGCCACTTTCActgctgttgaaattgaaccataagGTCACAGATCTGAGGTTGTACGATCTAAGAGGTGCAAAGGGCGTGGCTACAGATATTTCGCATATTCCTACTAATTCGGTGGTAAAAGGGTTCACGCCGGAGGAAAAAGACGGTCTGCGTAATGCATTGGACAGCACAGATGTTGTTTTGATCCCAGCTGGTGTGCCAAGAAAGCCAGGCATGACACGTGATGACCTATTTGCTATCAACGCGAGTATTGTACGCGATTTGGCGTCCGCAACGGCGGAGGCTGCTCCAAATGCCGCCATCCTGGTCATTTCCAATCCAGTCAATTCGACAGTTCCAATTGTTGCGGAGGTTTTGAAGGCAAAGGGCGTTTATAATCCGAAGAAATTGTTCGGTGTGACGACTCTCGATTCCATTAGAGCCTCAAGGTTTATATCGCAGGTTGAGAACACCGATCCAACCCAGGAAAAAGTTAACGTTGTTGGTGGACATTCGGGTATAACCATCATTCCATTGATCTCACAAACTCAACATAAGGGTATGCCAAAGGACGTTAAAGATGCTTTGATCCACAGAATTCAATTCGGTGGTGATGAAGTTGTTCAAGCTAAAAACGGGGGTGGCTCGGCTACTTTATCTATGGCGCAAGCGGGTGCTAAGTTTGCGAACGCTGTTATGGCAGGTTTAGACGGAGAAGCTGATATCATTGAAGCGACTTACGTTGATTCCCCACTGTACAAATCTGAGGGTATTGAGTTCTTTGCTTCTCCAGTTACATTGGGTCCTAAGGGTGTCGAGAAGATTCATCCTATAGGTGAAATTTCGtccgaagaagaagaattacTTGCCAAGGCAAAGGAAacgttgaaaaaaaatattgaaaagggTGTTGTTTTTGCCACCAAGAAATAA
- the HOT13 gene encoding Hot13p (similar to Saccharomyces cerevisiae HOT13 (YKL084W); ancestral locus Anc_2.640): MPRIKGKLVDQQSRCVHWNSPLDIVGLKFKCCESFYACYSCHKELTDHKIEKYDLLENANGKFIKCGVCNEELTFREYTRSLSCLHCKSNFNPMCKLHYHLYFDNANAVH, encoded by the coding sequence ATGCCGCGTATCAAGGGCAAACTAGTAGATCAACAGTCTCGTTGCGTTCATTGGAATTCACCTTTAGACATTGTTggtttgaaattcaaatgcTGTGAAAGCTTTTATGCCTGTTATTCATGTCACAAAGAATTAACAGACCATAAGATCGAAAAATATGACCTTTTAGAAAATGCCAATGGTAAATTCATCAAGTGTGGTGTTTGTAACGAAGAATTGACTTTTAGGGAATACACAAGATCATTGTCTTGTCTGCACTGTAAATCCAACTTCAATCCAATGTGTAAATTACATTATCACttatattttgataatgCAAATGCtgttcattga
- the AVO2 gene encoding Avo2p (similar to Saccharomyces cerevisiae AVO2 (YMR068W); ancestral locus Anc_2.639) has product MLLDPSIRLREAVTAGNLLIVKRLLRRFPDYLTNIDPTNGWTSLHYAAYHGWYLICVYLIQLGHDKREMMRTFKGNNCVHLAMMNGHEQTTHLLLQHFPQHIDRPGQHGRTPVHIACLHNYYQCLSLLMGVGAKLKLPDDDGETPLHICLEYGSINCMKMLIFNGGVADDNVKNNYHWRPSDVAETFELGKQYAKLLKESENSGVRTRSSYSSFKTPVLSTKPVFDDGPSPVLTMNSPYSLPSHNGGHTQLSKVPTSRPSGIGIVSKSQTGNQSYQSRLTSKNSFLTNSSSSIDRKDGSHVLTNPNSNSNSNATSNANSRVNLLDRKLTGSSPDVSPTKKGEHDANRSRKTSNVEYINKYLSSTGNSAGSSTGITQTGNDEKNETNPAELLKNRRKVSLLNIPVEKLRHNDDE; this is encoded by the coding sequence ATGCTTTTAGATCCGTCTATTAGGTTAAGGGAAGCAGTCACTGCTGGGAACCTTCTGATAGTCAAAAGGCTGCTAAGAAGGTTTCCGGATTACCTAACGAATATTGATCCAACGAATGGGTGGACTTCCTTACATTATGCAGCATATCATGGTTGGTATCTAATATGCGTGTACCTAATACAACTTGGACATGACAAGAGAGAGATGATGAGGACTTTCAAAGGCAATAACTGCGTTCATTTGGCTATGATGAATGGTCATGAACAAACAACACATCTTTTATTGCAGCATTTCCCCCAGCATATCGACCGACCTGGACAACACGGAAGAACACCTGTTCACATTGCATGCTTACATAACTATTACCAATGTCTTAGTCTCCTTATGGGAGTGGGTGCGAAGCTGAAACTGCCggatgatgatggtgaaACTCCGTTACACATTTGCTTAGAGTATGGTAGTATAAACTGTATGAAAATGCTGATATTCAATGGAGGCGTTGCAGATGATAATGTGAAGAATAATTATCATTGGCGACCTAGTGACGTTGCAGAAACCTTTGAATTAGGGAAACAGTATGCTAAACTTCTCaaagaatcagaaaattCAGGAGTACGAACAAGATCAAGTTACAGCTCCTTTAAAACACCGGTCTTGAGCACAAAACCTGTGTTTGACGATGGCCCATCGCCGGTTTTGACCATGAATTCACCTTATTCGCTTCCTTCTCACAATGGTGGCCATACtcaactttcaaaagtaCCAACATCAAGACCCTCGGGAATAGGTATAGTATCAAAGTCACAAACTGGCAATCAATCATACCAATCCAGACTGACATCGaagaattcttttttaaCGAATTCCAGTTCGTCCATTGATAGGAAGGATGGTTCACACGTGCTCACAAATCCAAATTCTAATTCTAATTCTAATGCCACCTCCAATGCAAATTCTAGGGTTAATCTTCTGGATCGAAAACTTACAGGCTCCTCCCCTGATGTGTCACCAACAAAGAAAGGCGAGCATGATGCAAACAGAAGCAGGAAAACAAGTAATGTTGAATATATCAACAAATACCTCTCAAGCACTGGTAATAGCGCTGGCTCATCAACAGGAATCACACAAACAGgtaatgatgaaaaaaacgaaacCAATCCAGCagagcttttgaaaaacagaaGAAAGGTCtctcttttgaacattccagttgaaaaattaagGCATAATGACGATGAGTAA
- the UBX4 gene encoding Ubx4p (similar to Saccharomyces cerevisiae UBX4 (YMR067C); ancestral locus Anc_2.638) codes for MSTVAVEYKFSTFRVKVSPNTILNDVLKDSLKHFKLINQKSSENLDSWSLLHKEKPVALDLPWRLMNLSAGAKLDLKEGQRRDSESSRRTPHIVRIKMQVVDFETVIDEVDVNENIKTVIAALAHKYSWPLDPQETKLQVFSKTIPYSDFQSNTLSNLGIRESALIKLYIHSDRRSFVQKTSSEQQGTPAEAPAADMKTSIDDKGHELHKILAFVPPKVPIHSQISNDDEDDYELTVAHARIYQQLLSKQTGALGGSLISKRMKEERENGGSKSAVTECNVRVRFPNLSHIEATFAPEDNVHMIYQVVANSLIEENLDFKLSFSHPYELLLPSEKGLVKDLGFGCRTLLIFESPQEGPYLKEAILKEAKELNEADDVKLDHLDAESKSGDETARVTKPSAQVSNSSIAVSGEKKVPKWLRLSKK; via the coding sequence ATGTCAACTGTTGCAGTCGAGTATAAATTTTCGACATTCAGAGTAAAAGTTAGCCCAAACACGATTCTTAATGATGTGTTGAAGGATAGTTTGAAgcatttcaaattgatcaacCAAAAATCAAGCGAAAATCTAGATTCATGGAGTCTACTTCACAAAGAAAAGCCCGTGGCTTTGGACCTTCCATGGAGACTGATGAATCTGTCTGCTGGAGCAAAATtagatttgaaagaagGGCAAAGGAGGGATTCTGAATCATCAAGAAGAACCCCTCATATTGTAAGAATCAAAATGCAAGTCGTTGATTTTGAGACGGTTATCGATGAAGTAGATGTCAATGAGAATATAAAAACAGTGATTGCAGCTCTAGCACATAAGTATTCCTGGCCACTCGATCCTCAAGAGACGAAGCTTCAGgtgttttcaaaaacaattccTTACTCTGATTTCCAATCAAACACTTTGAGTAACTTAGGGATTAGGGAATCAGCATTGATAAAACTGTACATACATTCTGATAGAAGGTCATTTGTTCAGAAAACGAGCTCCGAGCAACAGGGTACTCCAGCGGAAGCACCCGCAGCTGATATGAAAACCTCGATCGATGACAAAGGTCATGAACTACATAAAATATTAGCATTTGTCCCACCAAAAGTACCAATACATTCgcaaatatcaaatgatgacgaagatgacTATGAGTTGACTGTTGCGCATGCTAGAATTTACCAGCAACTGCTATCAAAGCAAACAGGAGCGCTTGGCGGTTCtctgatttcaaagagaatgaaaGAAGAACGAGAAAATGGTGGCAGCAAGAGCGCAGTAACAGAGTGTAATGTGAGAGTAAGGTTCCCAAATCTCAGTCATATAGAAGCGACTTTTGCCCCTGAAGATAATGTTCATATGATATACCAAGTCGTGGCGAATTCCCTAATCGAAgaaaatcttgattttaaattatcattttcacaTCCTTATGAGTTGCTTTTACCTTCTGAAAAAGGACTGGTGAAGGATTTAGGTTTTGGTTGCAGGACTTTACTGATATTTGAATCTCCACAAGAGGGTCCGTACTTGAAGGAggcaattttgaaggagGCGAAGGAGCTAAATGAAGCAGACGATGTTAAATTAGATCATCTAGATGCTGAATCGAAGTCTGGTGATGAAACTGCAAGAGTTACAAAACCATCCGCTCAAGTATCGAATAGTTCAATTGCTGTTTCAGGTGAGAAGAAAGTACCAAAGTGGCTGCGCCTGAGTAAAAAGTGA